Within Rissa tridactyla isolate bRisTri1 chromosome 4, bRisTri1.patW.cur.20221130, whole genome shotgun sequence, the genomic segment CATCTAACTGCAGCTATGGAATTCTTCACTAGTATAAAACTACACTTAGAGAAGTACTGAATGACCAAacctctcaaaaataaaaaataatttcccctGGTTCCaggtgatttatatttttttttttttcctttggggcaTGCCAGTTGGAAACAGATAGTTCTGCATGTTCCATCTGCTGGAGCTTTTAAACTCATCCATAAATGAGCTGATCTCAATCATACCTGAGGATAACATGATGGAGGCTGCTAGACAAGTGATGGCTTACTTTGATCTGGTAATGAATATTGGTTGTCTGTTGGGGTGAGAGTCAGGACTTGAGAGCACTGCAGAAAATTGTTTTCCCTCAAAAGAGCATCCGTACTCTGAGTAGGCTTCTCAGCTTGACCACTTcctttgggttgttttttagTAGTAGTTCAAACTAGCAAAATACATAAACCTCAGCTTACGCTCAGCTTAGACCTTGGCTCTTTTCCAAAACCACTTTTGTGATTCTTGTACTCCCATGAGTGTTACTGCCCTTCCATGGTTCAACATGGCGGTTAACAAGCTTCTCGCATCACAGCACTTATCAGTGTTCATAACTTGCTTAGGCAGGGAGGTTGTAACGGTCCTGCTGTGACACAGGGTTCAGTGCAGGTGTAAGCTAGGAACCTTTACAAATCAGGTCCCAGCAGTGCTCTCAAAACACGCAAGCTCTAGATATTGTTACTGAGAGAGAAATTCACCAgtttgtattttgcaaaataatctaattttataCATAGTTTcttatgtttttgtttgttttcacccAATGTTTGCCAAACTTGTGTTCAAAACACATAGTCCAAAACCTCTTCTCTCTTTTatctttcctcctctccagtagctgcaacaaagtgagaaaatgcttttcaaaacagGGAAAACATATATGAAACGTTTTTTTATGATAACAGCTTCAACTAGTTCTAGCACTGGCCACTATTGCTTAAACTTTCTACCAGCTTGCTTGGTTTAAGTGAGTGCTTAGCAGTTTAACTTTCTCACCCAAACAGCATTATATAAACACAAAACTAGCTCAGGGTTTCCTGTCAGTATTGGTATATTCTGACTCTGGCCCGTGGGCCAAATGCTAACTCTTGCTGCAgctgaggttttttcccctagAGCTAGTTGTAACAAAGGAACAGGGGAAATCAAACCCACTGTGAGCTAATTGACCGATCAGCTGAAACTTAGTGTCCTTTCCTTGTGACATGCATTTTAAATCAGGGCTGGAAGTATTGAATTACTCAGGTAAATTATCCTGCGTGTGCTTCTAGCAAAACCAAAGGAAGTTAATTGTATAAGTTTCTTCTTATCTCACATTTGTAACAAGCTAAGAGCTGCCATGTGGCTTAGCTGAAGCTCACCCATGATATGTATGAGTCTCCccgtatttctttaaaaagtgaaggTTAAATAATAATTAATGGCAGGTGATGTAGAAGCATGTTTGTGCAtcagtataattatttttttgcttaggCTTGTTTGCAGGAAACCACTTAGATCTGGCACTCTGCCTGATTTATACTAAAACTTTCATGTTTCATAAAGCATCTTTGAAAACACTTAAAAGAGCTGTTGGAAAAACAATCTCATCTGTTTAAGATAATAATCCTGCTTTTGAAAAACTAAACGTCTAACAGCTTTGCTCATATATTTACTGTATCTTACTTCTCTTGCCTATCATTAAGGTCCCGGACAATACCTCTTTCACTGACTGTTCCTTCTCTTGCCAGTACTCTCTAGAGCTCTTCCTTTTCAGAGGGCTTTCAGTTTGTTCATTTGCCACCCCTGGGAATGGACAAGCAAGCTTTTGTATGGATCAGGACATACTGATATGTAAAATCAGTCTCAATTTTCAGAGATGCTTTGCTGCATGTCATAGAATGGCAGGCTTCCCCTCCAGCTTGTGTTTTGATTCATAGGTGAAGTCCACAGAATAATCAGGGCTGACATAAACCTCAGTTGGAAACTTACGCTGGGTGTTTAGTGTTATTCTTTAATTTGGAAGTAATCCAGAGACCTGAAGATTGTCTTAGGCCTCGTTATGCATAGATGGTTTTGTTTAACTCCAATAGCTTTTAGACTATAAGTAAAAGTTTGATCTGACAAGGATCTTCAGCTGAGATAAGGTCTTGCAGAAGGAATTCCAGCATGTGGAATTAAGAAGGCAGAAGTTCTTCCAGTTTTATAAGAGCTCATCTTTGTCATTTTGTTCTCACAAAGAAGGTGTGGGAAAGGTTCCCCAATAGCTTGGCTTCGCCAAGGGCATATCTTGCCTGAcgaacctagtggctttctatgaTGGACTGACTAccttagtggacaagggaagagctacagatgtcatctgtctggacttctgtgaCGCCTTGAACACAATCTCCTAATACTGAAAATCCTGCCATATTGGGCATGTATGTGTGCCCCCTTTATACTCTGTTTATAGTCTCCAGATGACCTTATTTTCCTGTCACCGACTACAagattttttatttgaaataaattgttAGTTTCAAGAAAAGAATGTTATGCTTTTAAGATATTATCAAAATTAACAAAATtccattatttctcttttttttatacaGGTTTTACAGTAACCCACTGTAAGAGGTTTGTttcctatagactttgtctctTAGGAAAACTCCCTGTGTGATTTGCTAATTCTTGTGCAGGGTCAGTTACCCAGTATTATCGCTTAAAACACGGGCAACTATTAGCAAcgatttgtttttctaaatgccCTGTTTAGTTATAGTAATGACATCACAGAATTCAATGGCACATTTAATAGAAAAGGTCAACTTTTTCATTGATGGACATTTTAGATCCCCCTTTGAATGTGAACATAGGATACACATAAGAGCAAAATTTGGCCTCCCTTCCAAATCCACTTTCCAAAGTAATCCTGCCAATATTGCCCAATTTTTGAGATCTGGATAAGCCCACTTTTAAACAAAGACAGACCAGAAGACATTAGGACTTTTGTAGCGACACACAAATGTGGCATTATGCAGACAGCAGAAGTTAGAAAGGAACTTTCAGTTACACCAACAGGCTTTAGATTAGGCcctaaatagaaataaatggGTAAAAATGTCATCATGAAGAACATAAATCAAGCtgtttaggagagaaaaaaatggtatGGGCAGAGTTTTTCCCAATATAGTGCAACGTAAGCAGTGACCATCATAGTTTATCAATGAATACCGAAATCCATTACTTGCCCTAAGTGATGCCAAAGAGCGTGGTGAATTCACCAGCAAGAAACCACCCTACTGTCACTCCCCAGCACAAGCTACCGCCTTGCCTGCACGCTGGAGTTCCTCCACATCTGGGACCAGAGCTCGtctgtgcttttgtttggttttctgtaacTGCTCTCCTTGGATCGGATGTTCCTTTTTCTGGCCTTTGGCCTCAATGTAGTGCAAGTACAATTGACAAAAATGTTATCTTCTCACATGCAATGCAAACACATGAAAAGTTCAAATAACTTAAAAGAGCCACAGGTCCCATTTTTTGCCTTCAGGAGGAGCTCTTTCTTCAGTATTAGGAGAGCTGTATCTTAAAGGCTCCGGTTCTGCAGTTATTTTGCTAAGCTTCCATGCACGTCTTTGCAGCAGTGTCCTCTGACTGGTGACAAGCACCCAGGGTGGGAAACAGCACACGGGGAAATACGTGAACTGTTACACAGCAGGGTGACCGTGAGCATGTAATAATTGCATTGCTTAGTGATAAACCCAACCGTAATAAACCTGGTGTGGGTGTTTTTCTTATACGGTGCCTGCTTGCGTGAATGCTAAGAGGGGCTCTCATCCTCCAGATCCAGGCAGATaccaaggaagaagaaaaagagaaaggaagattaCTGTCTGAGAAACAAGCACATCTCTGATGGGCACTGTAAAAATAAACCTAGTTATACTGGCATCATGTACACCATGCTCCTCGCATCAAGCTCTGCCATGCTAGTAAAGCAGTTGCTTTCGGCATACAGCCCCCAGATCCCTGGCATCCTCAAAATCCAAAGAAGAAAGCGCACTGTTATCGGGAAGCTTAAATTCATCGTACAGGTGTCAATGAATCAGAGAGGGATGAAAACCCTCCTGTCTATGATAATTCCAATTGCTTCAAGCGCAAACAGGACACAATCCTTGTAGATTACCCTGACCTTAGCCAGCTCTCTGCAGAAGAGCTGGCAGAAAGAATGGAGGACATGGAAGATGAGGACCATCTGTGCAATGAAACCCTGCTAACTGAGCTCACCACGGGAAGGGGCAGTAATGCTTTAATGCAGAAAAAGGATGAGGTCCAGTGAAGAGGAGAGGGGCCTTCATCGCAGCCAAAGCATTGAGGAGTGCTGCTGCTGTTACGATGACGATGATCCTGCTGTCATAGCGGAGAACGCTGGATTCCACACTGACAGCTGCAGTGAGCAGAAGAGTCAACCCGTGAGGATCTGTCTGTggaatcagaaaatgaaaatgcagcactgaaaaagcaaaaagcctgTGATTCAGATGAAACAGGCACACTGAGAAAGCGCAACATGAAAGGACTTGAATAAGAGGGACAATACTGGATGTTATCTAGATGGTGAAGGTAGAGGTCATAAACTGtcatttgtgtggtttttgttccCAATGAAGACTTCTCTGTGTTCATCTCTTTGTACAAATTTCATTCCTGTGGTAGCAATCAGTCATATCATCAACCTGAACTGGAAGCCAATGCCCTCTTTCATGTAGTCTTGCCATGGCTTACTACTGCCTTGTCGACCATGCTTTGTCCGTGCTTTTTGGAGACTGGTATCTTGGAGCACATTATTCCATTCAGATTTTTGATTCTTTCAGATTCTGAACAAACAGTCCTTATTTTCCCTGTTGTCATCCCAGAGTTAAACAAACATCTCTTCTGAATTtctcaaaaatatctttttgtgtgCTATCAGTTATGAAAACCAATCAAATGGATATATATTTATGAGATTACCAGGAAGCTGGAGGAGAAAGTATGCCTTTGTTCTCTTACCGGAATGTTAACTGATCAGCAGAACAGACTAGAGTTGCACACATGACTCTTTCTCAACTGTGTCATTGCTGCTGTACACCTGAGAAACTGCCATCACTACAATCCACAAAATTCATATGCTACCCCAACCCACAGCTCATTTCCCAGCTTATTCCGTGCCACAGGACCAGAAGCCTAATCTGTGTTGGGTTCCAGGAAAAGCATGAGCAAGACTGGGAAGAGGAGGTGGCTTCAGACAGGGGGCACCATCAGCCACATGTACAACCTTGTCACATGAAGATGTGCAACTAGAGCTGTGCAAGAACTGCATTTGATGACACCATCACATTCATGTGATGAAATCATTCCCTAGTCAGTCTATTGTCTACAAATCTTCATTTATACTGAGTAATGCAGTAGTCTGCTATGTCtagctgaaataaaattcatttaGTGTCCTTTCATTTCTGACCAGAGTTCCTGATTAACTGAAGTTTATAAAATAAGGGAAAGAActgaaaactaaaagaaaaaaaaacaaaacccacaagtaAGTAAAACAAGACAGCAATGCTGAGGTTGAAGTCTTCTGGTAGCCTGACTATTGCTCTGAAGAACTCTGAAGGCAGAACAAGATCCCTTTGGAAAGTATTTCTGGTGGCTGTGAACAGGCAGTTTCCATAGTCTTCGGTGAGGTAAGAAAGAATATACATGTTCTAGATTCATGGAAGTAGGACTGGGACTTTCTCCTACCGAGAAATTTTCAGTTCAGCTGTTAGTGGAAAGACAGGGATTTTCCAGTTTTGTGATAGCACAAATTGATTTATAAACCTGATCTTCCCATCTGTGACATTTTCTTTACGTCCATGCACGTATGTCTAATAGCCACATATCAATTTGTGGCTATGAGCAGGTAGATAGTTGTTTTatcttgttgctgtttttaatatGATTCAATAAGTAGGCATAACAGGAGGAACTACGCAGGCGATAGTCATTCCTGCAGAGTTTGTCATGTCTGACGAACAACAGCCTGCATGCTGAGAAAAGAGCCCTCGCAGGGCTGTTGTAGTAAAGTGAAATGCTGCCTCTGTCTCGATCTTCTTTTGCAGTACTTCTGTTTCCTGCCCTCAGTGAATTTCTTGAACCTAGAAGTTTATCTTACCAAATGAATTGCTGTTTCTCCTTAGCCACCAACAGCCACTTGTGAGTTTCTCAGCAATGCAGCAATGGCCAGGCTTCAGGGCATTGGCCTTGCTGTTGCCTCCAGACCTGCACCACGTTATTTTGCTGGATGGCACCAGTGAGTTAGCTGGCTGTGAAAAAACTGTGTGTCAGATTAAGGTTCAGTCtacttgctgttttcttctgttgattTCCCTGGTTTGGCATATAGTCTCTGTCTTTCTTCCTACTATATCTTTTTTGCCCTAGAGGAGCCTCTACTGCCAGACAACTACTTACACGTTCTCTTTTTTTGCCCATCTCTGTGATAACACAACCAGTGTTCGAAGAGTCACATAAGCCTCTGTTTGCAGGAAAATCTGTGCCAGAATATGGCAGAATTTCAAGAAAGTATTTTAGTTTTCTGCTAGAAAAAGGCTGAGATAATTTCAAAGATCAATGGCTATAGAAATTTCTGTACTTATCAATGACACCAACTGCCTACCAGACAAGAGCGTTGAGAAGAATGAGAGGAAAGACCAGAAGTTATAAAGATAGGCTTCATAAATGCTGAGACACTGCTTCCCCTGTCTTCAGCAACTTTAAACGATTGTGGTTATGTCAGTTCTCTCAAATGACTAGTATGACAAATGATTCCAGTATGGAAGGATAGCATGAAATCTGCTGGCAACAGTCTTTTGCCTGTAAGGATTTTTCATGTTTAGTGTAAGCTCTAAAAAATCTTCCATTGGGTATGACTGAAATTAAATCttgatttccttccttctgtctttccGTCCGTCCTGCCTTGGAAAAGGAAGTAAAGCAAAATCCGAGAGCACAGATGCTATGAAATAGACAGACTAAAGGTAACTATGTTGTTTGTCAAGAATTTTTGAAGGTGATTCATAACAATAGACTTCGCTACTTCTGGATTGTGGCTTAAGTCACCAGAATGAAATTTGGTATCTAGTAAGTTGTGGATACCCACCGACCATCAAATGGAAATTACATCAATTCCATAAAACTAAAACTTAATTGCCATTAAATTAAAATGTAGGCTGACAACGTATTTTCAGCGTCACTGCCATCCTTCTGATGTGCGCACAGTTTAATAACACTCACTGTGGGTTGTTAAGGTCATCTACGGGTTTGTGGTAAGGTTTTACCCTTGTGGCAGTGAAGCTGTCAGCAAAGCGCTTAAGATGGAGACATGTGGTTATTGTCTCTTCAGAGGCTAAAAAAGATAGGTCAAAATAGGGTGCTAAGTTGATTATCAGTCAACATGGAGGAGCAGATCCACTCATGGGCTAAAAAGCTTATTCAAGTACGAAATCAGGAAAGAATCTGAGCACTTCTGCATTTGAGCCTTTTAGCTGTAGTGATCTAGGAGGAAGTAAATCCTTCTTGTATTTCTGTCTCTAAAAGGATTATCATATGGCGTTTTAAGGACATAAAAAATAAGTGATAACTCTCTGAATATGGTTTGAAAACTTCATGAGAGTGAAGTGCAAGTTGAAAATCGTTTTCGCCAATTTGTTGACTCATGCAGTGTAATCCGTACGTTGCGTTGTGCAATAGTGGCACCCAGTGGAGGCTGGAATTACAGCAAAGCTTCTGTTGCTGCTGGGTAAGGCTTGCCCAAATCTACCCCGAGTTTAGGACTGCAAATGCTGATTCAGGAAGGTAGGTCTATGAGGATCAAAGCTATGCACTATTTAAGTGTTCTCCTAAATCAAGAACTTTTACCTGTCAACTAggcttttaatttgaaaagtttAGGCTATCCGAGTGTTTATCTATTTATTCACATCAGACTCTAGATGGGGCGAGGGCCTTTTTCCTACAGGATAGACTCTCTGCTTTAGCTGCATTAGTTCAAAAACCATAAACAACACCTAATGCAAGAGTATCCTGGGGAGTGGAGGAAAAATGCTCTCTACACCTACTGCCCTGAAAGTACTGCTTGAACAGCGACAGTATCGGCATCAAAAGCTTGGAAAGAAAGTGAAGAGCAGCGTGTGTGCATGGTAGCAAGGGGGAACAGAAGGAAAGCATGGCTCCTGATTCAGTTCCAGTCTGGGCTTAGATGCAATCGTCTCAATAGGCTATAAGGAGTACGAGGAGCAGGAATGACAGATGTGTCACACAGGTGGGAAGGAAGTCTCtagaatattttaatgttttaaattcagGCAATGCTAACAGTAGCACCACCAAAATAAATGGACGTTAACTATAAGCTCTAAGTGGATCAAtttccacccccctccctgcctcgTAACATGGAGTCCTCAATATGTTACAATGTGCATGGGATATCAGATTTCTCTAAAATATATGTTATTTCTTGTGAGCATGGTCAACACACTGCTCTATGGGGAATGAGGCTATATGTGTCGTCTTCTATTTATTGTTTTCTCAGCAGTCACGTATTGTAAACAGTTGTCATGAACAGGAATTTGGGAGTAACTGACTTGTAGTGCCAAAGAGAGTTGAATGAATTAGAATAACATTCCTGTGTACCTAGTGTTACTGAGTTCAGATTTCAGTTCCAGCTTGTGTGCCTACTTAATGTCTGGTATTATCAGCAAAATGTGATTAATGAGGATGAAAATCTGAGTTCCTAGAAAATTTTCATCTTTAACTGTTTTAGtgccctcttctccctttttccccatttattttaacattttattgcAAGCACTGGGTGCTTTGGCTTTTTGGCCATGCTGGAATTATTTTAGATCTGCAAGGAGACGCTGGATGCAGGAAAACATGTTTGAGTAACTATTGTTTTGCAGTCAAGAAAGAgtttaagaaagggaaaatgacaAGTTGGACCTGTTTAATTACATGCTTTGGATTTGTTTTCACAGGTGCAAAAGTCATTAGGCAAAAGAGGCTGCTTATTAAGTGCATGCTCTGTCACTGTTGCAGTACTATATTTTGCATGCAATCCCATTAAGTCACTAGGACTTTCTGTTGATTAGATTACTCTTCAGTGTAAGATATACTCTCATAATTTCTAGAGAAATGACTGCTTATTTTAATGATAACAGGTAGCATCATTACAATGGCATTTATCCAAGCATTATGTGGTGGTAGGTAAGtaattttcatctttgttttacaGCACAGGGTGTGAGAGCAAAATCAAATCACTCAAGAATAAGAAGCTGCCTCAAAGGTGTGAAGTGAACATCATGGCTGATCCAAACATGATGTTGTACTACTGTCTAGGTTGAGGAAGGAATTATAATGGAAGAGAAGGCAAATCAGAGCTGTTAGAATacatttacaatttatttttgaaCTAGATACTTGATTTGTTCTgagcaaaaatattaaaagccaTAAGACACTTTTTTTGTTACTCACTAAAGATTCCCATCTTATGCTGTATCCTGGAAGAAGAACAGATCACAGGATCTCACCTAAGAAATACTTATAGAGGAAGCCATTTGTCTCCTGATGTCCTGCTCCTGTTAGAGGAATTAATTTTGTGTGTTTAAAGGCTGTAACAACTTGATGTTCCCTTCTCAGAAGAGGATTTTTGAGGAATTGTGCCCCAGGGAATTGGCAGTGTTTGaattccccagcccacagcacttCTGTGCTGCCCTGTCAGATTACGTTGAGAAGAACACCCTACACCTTTACTGTAATACTGGCTTTGCCATCTAAGTTGTATTGCAAGTGATAGTGATGTTACTCTGAGTTAAAATGCTGTGCGCTGTTCCCCTTCAGTTTGTCTTCCTTTCAAGCTCCTTAAAACACGAAATAACACACTTGCCTCTAATTTTTGGCACAGTTTTACCGCTTCTCTGCTAGAAGGATTTCTGTGTTGTATGAACTAGTCAAAATGAAAGACTTGCCACAAAATGTATGAAGAAGGTAAGGCGCCTAGGACCTAGAGCATTGGAGATGGCATTAGGACAGAGAAGTCCAATTAATCAGATGAAGACTTTCATCCCGAAAAAGGACAGGTAATTGAGACATACTCATGTAATTACAATTgatttttctcacagaaaaaaaaaggcacaaagtaTGGCAATTGCTGAAAGTGGTAATggaaaaggaagtaattttaagTACAGGTGatgctggcttttttcttttcttttgcctcttagtttttaaagaaaactatgAGTCCTGACTTCTAATCCTAAAAAGAAGCCAATCAGGGAAAGCCTATACAAATAAATGGTATTTCAGAtttgcaggaaagagaaaataacataTATAGAGAGATAGGAAAGGATATAACAATCAAAGACCTTTTCAAGAACATCGATTAAGATTTACAATTGAATTAAGAAAGATCAGTTGTTCAAGCTCATTAAAAGACGACTGATTagacttttttccatattttatttttttttaaagcagaatggTTTGTGGCTAGCTATTCTGAACAGAAACCGTACTGTCTTGCATTTACCTTGCCCATTCATCTTGGTTTGCAATTACTTCTGTATTTTACCTCTGGTAATGGTGCTCTTCAGTAAGACAACCAAGGATCTAAGCCATAAGCATCAATAAAAGCTCAGCCAATATCTCTGTTGCAGCTGGGCAACTAGCCCATGATGGCTAGCAATGGAGATGACAAAGAGACACCCTGCAGGCTTTGTGCAGAAGGAGTGGGAAGTCTCAGCTTTCTGCCGTGGCAAGGACCATCTAGAAGGTAGTTTGGATCTACTTTGCTATAAAGGTACCTTAGCTCAGTGATGCCACTAATGAATCTCCAGAGTTCACGGTGAATGGATTTTTGGACCTGAGAAGATCTGAGTGGAAATGAACAATTAGTTAGAAGTAAATGTGTTGTTTCTAAAATTCCCTGGAAGCATGATAAAAGATGCTTTACAAAGGAgtttaaaaagtgttttagaaaaagacttaaaaaaccccaccctctaCATTGCTCTGCTGAAATTTGAGTGCCGTTATAAACATATGTGCTCTCTTTGGGGTCTGAATGTTAAATGTAAAGGTTGTACTCTTTGTCAACTAGCCATTGTAACTTTGAAGAATGACATAACAGtgccaggaaagcaaagcaaggtGGAAACTCATCTAagatatataatgtatatattcAAGGGCAATATCATGTACATATGAATGGCAACTTAGCTGTTTTGAGATGGTGACGACACACCTAGTAAACATAATGATATTTAATAGATCCCACAGTTAACAAAATTTCACATTATTGTGACAAACTTTTGTCCATAGGCTTTTGGGAAGAACCACTAGAAGGCAGTGAGTGAAAGCATTTAATTCGACTGCTCCAACAGTGTTGCTGTTATCTTGGCTATTCGCAATATGGAAACTGTTTTGATGtggaaaaatatggaaataaatgctATTGGTATTCGATTTGTGTATTAGGAAAAAGTATAGTCACAGACCAAAACCCTATGATGGTGACAattgtacatacaca encodes:
- the LOC128909110 gene encoding LOW QUALITY PROTEIN: protein RIC-3-like (The sequence of the model RefSeq protein was modified relative to this genomic sequence to represent the inferred CDS: inserted 1 base in 1 codon); this translates as MAFQFLPYAEAQFCDFHRGVNESERDENPPVYDNSNCFKRKQDTILVDYPDLSQLSAEELAERMEDMEDEDHLCNETLLTEMRSSEEERGLHRSQSIEECCCCYDDDDPAVIAENAGFHTDSCSEXEESTREDLSVESENENAALKKQKACDSDETGTLRKRNMKGLE